In Astatotilapia calliptera chromosome 16, fAstCal1.2, whole genome shotgun sequence, one genomic interval encodes:
- the gpr45 gene encoding high-affinity lysophosphatidic acid receptor yields the protein MAFCNESFMEECNCMDPNSVEETSESLPSEATTPLISVTLRVTLAAIMIFMITIGFLGNAIVCLIVYQKPAMRSAINLLLATLAFSDIMLSLLCMPFTAVTVATADWSFGSGFCRASIMLYWLFVLEGVSILLIISVDRFLIIVQRQDKLTPHRAKLLIAGSWVLSLCVSLPSVVGWRAGAAGIGGAWAPQCVLGYSESLADRGYTVLLAVAVFFVPFTVMLYSYMCILNTVRRNTLRIHNHTTEHSCLPALNQVSKMRLTGLQRPPQVKVDMSFKTRAFTTILILFVGFSVCWLPHTIVSLLAVFSRQFYYSSVFYPISIGALWLSYLKTVFNPVIYCWRIRKFREACQEFIPKSCRLCPRVPGRSHRRVRPSNIYVCSETQSAV from the coding sequence ATGGCTTTTTGTAATGAAAGCTTCATGGAGGAGTGTAACTGCATGGACCCGAACAGCGTAGAGGAAACGTCAGAAAGCCTCCCATCAGAAGCTACGACTCCTCTCATATCAGTCACTCTGCGTGTGACCCTGGCAGCCATAATGATCTTCATGATTACTATCGGTTTCCTCGGCAATGCGATCGTGTGTCTGATTGTTTACCAGAAACCTGCCATGCGTTCTGCTATCAATCTCCTGCTTGCCACTCTGGCCTTTTCAGACATCATGCTCTCTCTGCTCTGCATGCCCTTCACTGCAGTCACCGTGGCCACTGCAGACTGGAGCTTTGGGAGCGGTTTCTGCCGCGCCTCCATCATGCTGTACTGGCTGTTCGTCCTGGAGGGGGTGTCCATCCTCCTCATTATCAGCGTGGACCGTTTCCTGATCATTGTGCAGCGGCAGGACAAACTGACCCCGCACAGAGCTAAACTGTTGATCGCAGGTTCTTGGGtgctgagcctgtgtgtgtcatTGCCGTCAGTGGTTGGGTGGAGGGCGGGCGCGGCAGGTATCGGGGGCGCCTGGGCACCGCAGTGCGTGCTGGGATACAGCGAGTCCCTGGCAGACCGTGGATACACAGTCCTGTTGGCTGTAGCGGTTTTCTTTGTGCCATTTACTGTCATGCTGTACTCTTACATGTGCATCCTCAACACGGTGCGCCGCAACACCCTGCGCATCCACAACCACACCACCGAGCATTCCTGTCTGCCAGCCCTAAACCAAGTCAGCAAAATGAGACTTACCGGACTGCAGCGGCCGCCTCAGGTCAAGGTGGACATGAGCTTCAAAACCCGAGCCTTCACCACCATCCTCATCCTCTTTGTTGGTTTCTCAGTGTGCTGGCTCCCTCACACCATCGTCAGCCTGCTGGCCGTGTTCAGCCGGCAGTTCTACTACAGCTCAGTCTTCTACCCCATCAGCATAGGCGCTCTGTGGCTCAGCTACCTGAAGACGGTCTTCAACCCCGTCATCTACTGCTGGAGGATCAGGAAGTTCAGGGAGGCCTGTCAGGAGTTCATTCCGAAAAGCTGCAGACTGTGTCCCAGAGTGCCGGGCAGGAGCCACAGAAGAGTGAGGCCCAGCAATATCTATGTTTGCAGTGAGACGCAGTCAGCTGTGTGA
- the LOC113008038 gene encoding four and a half LIM domains protein 2: MTERYDCHYCKESLFGKKYVLREENPYCVKCYESLYSNTCEECKKPIGCNTRDLSYKDRHWHEECFKCFQCKRSLVDKPFSTKDEQLLCTECYSNEYSSKCHECKKTIMPGSRKMEHKGNSWHETCFTCKRCQQPIGTKSFIPKDNQNFCVPCYEKQFAMHCVHCKKPITTGGVTYRDQPWHKDCFLCTSCKQQLSGQRFTSRDDFAYCLNCFCNLYAKKCASCTTPISGLGGSKYISFEERQWHNDCFNCKKCSVSLVGRGFLTERDDILCPECGKDI, from the exons ATGACAGAACGCTACGACTGCCACTACTGCAAAGAGTCCCTGTTTGGGAAGAAGTATGTTCTGCGAGAGGAAAATCCCTACTGTGTGAAATGTTATGAAAGCCTGTACTCCAACACCTGTGAAGAGTGCAAGAAGCCTATTGGCTGTAACACCAGG GATCTTTCCTACAAGGACCGTCACTGGCATGAGGAATGCTTTAAGTGCTTCCAGTGCAAGCGCTCCCTGGTGGACAAGCCCTTCTCTACCAAGGACGAGCAGCTCCTTTGCACCGAGTGCTACTCCAACGAGTATTCCTCCAAGTGCCATGAGTGCAAGAAAACCATCATGCCAG GCTCCAGGAAGATGGAGCACAAGGGGAACAGCTGGCACGAGACCTGTTTCACCTGCAAGCGATGCCAGCAGCCTATTGGCACCAAGAGCTTCATCCCCAAGGACAACCAGAACTTCTGTGTGCCCTGCTATGAGAAGCAGTTTGCCATGCATTGTGTGCACTGCAAGAAG CCCATCACCACTGGCGGGGTGACCTACCGTGACCAGCCCTGGCACAAGGACTGCTTCCTTTGCACTAGCTGCAAGCAGCAGCTGTCTGGACAGAGGTTTACCTCCAGAGACGACTTTGCCTACTGCCTCAACTGCTTCTGCAACCTTTATGCTAAGAAGTGTGCCTCGTGCACCACCCCCATTAGCG GTCTTGGGGGCAGCAAGTATATCTCCTTTGAGGAGCGTCAGTGGCACAATGACTGCTTCAACTGTAAGAAGTGCTCTGTGTCCCTGGTCGGCCGTGGATTTCTCACCGAACGCGACGATATCCTGTGCCCAGAGTGCGGCAAAGACATCTAA
- the c16h2orf49 gene encoding ashwin, with protein sequence MQTVVYLQQRRRKANMATSTGQNGKAAGTSDADLLLHPELLSQDFMRLVLNEKNVSTRDCGSRDQLTELYLRHIIPLPQRTLPNTRWGRRMEKSRGKQTPVAHRSDNSSSDHSRKRPLIVYDGSSSHSGPLKVKKPEGSIVSIGSNDRLKPPPAANLSNPIRKLSGNTSSSQSSQRSSDTKNLKLEENTSGALKSPEVKNKIQRVTWP encoded by the exons ATGCAAACTGTCGTATACCTCCAACAGCGAAGAAGAAAGGCAAACATGGCGACTTCCACGGGGCAAAATGGAAAGGCTGCTGGTACTTCGGATGCGGATCTCTTGCTTCACCCTGAGTTGTTGTCTCAGGACTTTATGAGGCTAGTTTTAAATGAG AAAAACGTGAGTACCAGAGACTGTGGGAGCAGGGACCAGCTCACAGAGCTCTACCTGCGGCATATCATCCCTCTGCCGCAGAGGACTTTACCCAACACCCGCTGGGGACGGAGGATGGAGAAGAGCCGAGGGAAGCAAACGCCGGTAGCTCACCGGTCAGACAA CTCCAGCAGTGACCACAGTAGAAAGAGGCCTCTGATTGTGTACGATGGGAGCTCCTCTCACTCTGGCCCACTGAAAGTGAAGAAACCAGAGGGAAGTATAGTGTCAATAGGAAGCAACGACAGGTTAAAACCTCCACCAGCAGCAAATCTTTCCAACCCCATCCGCAAACTCTCAGGCAACACATCTTCCTCTCAATCCAGTCAGCGCAGCAGTGACACAAAAAACCTCAAACTAGAAGAAAATACGTCG GGGGCACTGAAGTCTCCGGAAGTGAAGAACAAGATCCAGCGTGTGACTTGGCCCTGA